The window TGGGTCTAAGGCTACATTATCCCACTTGACCATCGTGGCATTTTGCAATCCAATAAGGTCGATAACTAACTGAAAGTAAGTATAGTCATTGGAAAGGTCTCCATAAAGTTCCACAAGCGGCATAAAGTCAACGATATGCAATGGATAAGGAGAATAAAAATCTGGACTGAAGTTCAATCGTAGACGGAGGGCATGACTACCACAACGTCTAATTGGAATCATCAAAATCGGCTTGGGTCGTTGAGCTACCTGATTCGTATTCTGACTTGTTGACATGGAAAACCTCCAAACTCTATGACTGAAATTTACTGATTGATTAGCTTCTTTACGCTTAGGATTTGTTGAGAACTATACTAATTTATTTGTAATTTAAAAAGACCATACTTTTGGTATATATTTTTATTTTTCATCCAACTATATAGATAAGTTTTTGAATTACAAATTCCATAATTACTTCCATACTTATGAATAACTATCGACTTATTTAAGTCTTATTAAATCTTTTAAAAACCTGTAAATAAGCAGCAATTCTTAGTTAATAAAGTATGAGTCCAGCTACACCAGCTACTGGTATAATCAATGCCACTTCTACCCGAAAGTGAAGCAAGGCAAGCAATGCCGCAGAGAGGATAACGACAGAACCCCAGTGCTGAGGCATTGTACTACCAACCACCAGGGCAGCCGCAATGATCATGCCAACAATAGCTGGTCTTATCCCTCGCATTACAGCTTGAAATACAATTGAGTTTTTGAGGTAATCTAGAAAACGGATACCCATTAACATGAGGAAAGCTGGAGGCAAAAACATGCCGACAGTAGCAGATATAGCACCCAGCAGTCCGGCAACCTTATACCCAATAAAAGCGGAAGTGATTAAGATTGGGCCTGGTGTAATTTGACTAATGGCAAGACCATCAATAAATTCCTTATTTGTTACCCAAGCTTGGCCATTAACGACTAAATCCTGGATGATGGGAATAAACACGTAGCCGCTACCGAATAACGTTAAGCTCATGACGGCAAAGGTGGCAAACAAGTTTAGAACTAGTGCGGGCTGCACAGTGAGTAGCCATATAGCGGGTAGTGACGATACTGACAGCAACTTGCTTGAACCTTGAGGCTCAGCCTGAGACGGCATGACTAGTTTTGGTTTTGAGGGTTCTGGTGGTGTAGTTTCCGAATTGTGGAACAGTAACCATCCAGTTAAACCAGAGCTTAAAACAATCCCAATAGTGCTGTAAAAACCACCAATTCCTAACAACACGATACAGGCGACTAGGCTAATGACAATCTCTGGCACTCCCTTAATCGTTTGCCGACTCATGCTCCAAGCGGCTGAAATAACAATCGCAACCATGGCTGGGGTAAAGCCCATGAAAAGTCTATCTACCATGGGAATTTGACCCCACTGAAAGTAGGCAACACTCAGCGCTAAAACTAACACAAATGTTGGAAGTAAAGCTCCAAGCCCACAAACTAAAGCACCTTTGATACCGCGTAAACGATAGCCTACACCAATCACTACATTAAAGGCCATTGGGCCAGGTAGCACAGAGGCTAAGAATATGGCATCAAGAATCTCTTGTTCCTCAAGCAAATTATTTCTTTTGACGTAATTCTGAATAACTGCAATGAGTGGCATAAAGCCTCCCCAAGCAGTACTGCTGATTTTCAAAAATGTCCAGAACAGTACTCTTAAGGAGGAGCTAGAACTCCTCTGATTTGATTTCATGGGTAGATGACTCTTGATGCCCCTAATGAATGAATTCTTTAGAACTATTGCCCAAGTTTATATACAGCTTTACAGGCGAAAAGTTCGGGCTTTAATTGACAGATAAATTTCTAGTTTTGTATGAAGCCTTTCCCTCCCAAGGAATTTTTGCCAACTCTACTATAATTTACTGTTGAGGTCAAGTCTCACTGGATTAGGTTACTTTATTTGCGAACTGGAATGTATTTACGTTAGCAACTTTAGATAGCATACAAGAGAGTAATTAAGCTTTGGTTAATACCTTCTTAAGTGGTCAATGTACCATACGAAAACCTTGTTGATTTGTAGCACAATTGACCAATTCTGTCTTTACTCACTCTAACCTAATTTAGAGAGTTATTAATCTCCGGTTTTCCGATGTATTTTTAGTATTTTGTTTGGAACTCAAGTGCTCTGTTAGTCAATGTATGGGAGGACAACTGCAATATCTTGACTAATTGCTTGGTGGTAATGCGGCTCTAGCGGCTCAATCGTTAAGTGTTTGGCTACGCTAATTCGTTTTGGCATTGCTCAGGGAAAGCACTCTCTCGTTTGAGCGTAAGGGATTATGCGGACATGATATGACTCGATATAATAAGCAACAAAAACGGCTATAAATGTCTGATAATCCGACAGGGATTTCCCCCCGCCACAACTCTTTCAGGAATATCTTTGACCACCACACTTCCAGCGGCAATAGTCGTGTGATCTCCAACGGTGACTCCCGGACAAATAATCGCCCCGCCTCCAATCCAAACATTGTTACCAATACGAACTGGAGCCGCCAATTCTAAACCCGACAAACGAATTTCAGGGTCAGTGGGGTGAGTAGCCGTGTAAATCTGAACCGCAGGAGCACACAGTACATTATCCCCAATATGAACTGAACAACAGTCTAAAATTATGCAGCCAAAGTTCATATAAAACCCCTCACCTGCGTAAATGTTGTAGCCGTAGTCGCAATAGAACGGTGGTTCGATTTCCAGAGTTGACCCTACAGTGCCGAACAACTCTCGAAGCATTTGGACCCGCTTCTCACTTTCTTGCTCCGTCGTAGCGTTGTATAGGCGAGTCAGACGACGTGCGTTGTGGCGTTCTGCTACCAGTTCAGGGTCGGTAGAACGATAGAGTTCACCAGCCAGCATTTTTTGTTTTTCCGTTTTATCCATTGCCATAAATTGGGAGCAATTTATTCTCTCAATAAAGTTTTTATTGTAATTTTTACAATAGCATTTATTTGAAGATTAACCTCTCCAAAATGTTTAATTAATCTGCATAAATGCCCTTCCTCAATCAGATAAGTATTCAGATGGATTCTAAGGCTTAATGAGCAATAATCAAAACGTAAAAGCTATGAACAAGATCATCCAAGTTACTCTACTTACGTTAGCGCTCACACCTTCATTGCTGGTCTTTTCGCCAGTTGCACAAGCGGGCAAAAACCAAGCGAAAACCAGACGAACAACTATTTGCCGTCCTGTCCAGCAAGTGAGAGTGATTAAGGACGGTGCCGATCACCCCGCTGCCTACAGAGACGGCTATCGTGAAGGACAACGAAGCGCTCGCAAAAATGATGCTTATAAACCTCGTGACGTTGGAGGTGAATTTGCTCGTGGTTTTGAAGATGGTTACTATGGTCAGCCCTTTGCAGGTCAGCAATATGTAGTGGCTGACCGCTTAGAGACTTACACTACACAACAATGCGAGACTATCACCATACATCAGAACTAAATTAAAGTTTTTCCAGGCTGGAAAACTTCAAATGGCTGATAGATGGGTCGTTTTATTTCACCTGCGTTCTCGCTTGTTTAACCATATCAATTAAGGTGTGATGGGCATCTTCAGAATCTTTGAGAACATGGTCGAACTCAATCCGTAGGGGTATGGATTCACTCTTGATTTGCGCTACCAAATTCATCCCTTGAGCATCAATTGAGAGCATTTGTGCCTCTTTGGTATCAGGGGCATTGCCAAAGATGCGAGCGTAAAGAGCGATTGCATCGGCATGGTCTTCATTCATGTGCTTGCAGATACGCTCACTCACTTCAGGTGAAAATGGGTCTGACATATTTATCCTCGTTTAATGAGTACGATTTTTATTGTTAATTATCGCTGTAATTGATTGACAAACTCAGCGACAACTGACACAAATTCTGGGGTTGACTCATAGGGCAAAACATTCCGACCTAAGATTTTACGCGCCTGTCCTTGGGGTAGATGCTTGACGTACTCCGCCATGCGTTCCTCTGGTGTTTCCGCTTTCCCCTCTCGACTAATGCTCGATGCTTGATTTCCCACCACGACTAAAGTTGGTTGAGCAATAGAAGCGATCGCATCCTGATAATCCTGCCGCCAAAACCCTGCCAGGAAGGAAAAAACGGCGTAGCGACTATCGGGATTCACCGCACCATTCTCCAGGGTATCTAACCATAAAGCATCGATTTTAGAGGATTCAGCAAATAACTGACGTTCTGAAAATGAGCGCAAAAATTGACGACGGCGGGCATAGCGATAAAAAGCATTCCCCACCGGAGAGTCTAGGATGTTCCAAGCCAGTTTGTGCTGCCAAGCGGGAGTCTGTGTCGTGATTAATGACCAAGCCGGAGGGCCAGATAGCACGACTCCTTGAATATAATTCGGCTTTGTTTGCCGTTGGATCAGAGCAAGGGCTACAGGTAATTCAGCCCCTTGCACTAGCAAAATCACCGGTTTTTGCACCACCGTCTGCAAAAAGTATTGCAACTGAAGCGCCCAATCAGACGGAATATATGCCGCACGAGGCATCTCACTCTCGCCACATCCAAGCAAATCGGGGTTATAAATCGGATTATTATGACCCGTTTGACGCCACTCCCGGCAGAAGCGATGCCAAAAGTAGCGTGATAGCCCAACCCCAATCGGATGGAGCAATACCAGAGGAATGCCAGAGTCAGCCATTGGTTGGCTAGGAGAATAGAATTCGTAAGCACAGCGATAATCCTGCCAGGTATAAAACCGCGAGGGGGGTAAAGCTGTTGTCATCTCTTCCGTTTGAGGTGAATCTGAGATGGGAGAGTTCGGTATCATAGTTGCTATCGGAATCGGGTTAGTGTCGGCGTGCCGAGAAGAGAGCAAACACGCCCGTTACGCCACTCCCCTAGATTACCGTCAACTTGCTGTTCCGGTTAAATCAGACTGGCAAGGAGTCACAAACTACCCCAAGCCTCTATTCCCACCGATTCCAAGCTTAATAAAGTTGCATTAACTTTGTTGCTGATGTCAGCGAAGTGCAATAAGATACAGATAGGTAATACAAGTTATACACGAGTATTACTTGAAGAAAAAGTCACACATGATCAAGTTGACATGAGTTCGTCAGGAAATGAGCTGTCTACTAGTAAGGTTTAATTTCCGTCGAATTCACCTCAACTCATTCAATCATGTTGTCGATCTCCCGAAACATTGGGAATTGCATCTGTTATCTAAGTTAAGCGCTGGGAAAAACCAGTATTGACCTCACGGTAAGTAGTGAATATCCGCGTTTAACTCCCTTAAGGACGATTTAGCAGAGAACTTCAAGCCTCAACAAGCTAAATCGTCCTTGGATTGTGCAGCATCTAAAGAACGACTTGTAAGAAGCTTCTTTGGTTGCATTTGGTTACAAAAGCTACAATTTTGTCGGGTTGATTTCTCTTTTTTGGGGAAGATGGATACCTCCAAGAGCTACGGCCTGAGGGAAGAAAGTTGAGCTAAGCCCATGCACCCACCTTAACCTCAGTGGGTTCGGAATGAACGGCAACAGAAGCGGTTGTATGATCACCGAATATCGGCTTATCGGTGTTGAGGATCTCTAAGAGAATCTTGAAACTTTCTGCATCTAGATCAATCGTGCGATCTCTTTCGCCATCAAAATAGGTGAACCAAAAGTGTCCCTTGTTATCTTGGGGTCTCCACAAAGCTTGATAGCTAGTAATGCGTTTCATTTCCATTGGCGGCTTCCTTGCATACCCCTCTAGTCTCTTCTTTCTCAGTGTAGACTTATGTTGAGATTTCATGAAGAAATCTTGTGAAATATTAAAGATTATTTAAATGACGGCATCAGCTTTGCCAGCACCTGTACTTCAAATGGGTTTGAATGGCGTGCCTTACCCGTTTTTATGCAGATAGATTCACCCCCAGAAATTTTTCAAGATTTGATGAAAATTGCTGGTATTGGGGCTAATCTCAAGCCTTAAACAATAGTGTACAATGTGTATAATTTCAGTAATACAAGTCATACACTAGGAGTAAAAGTTCAGTTTAAGCCGCTGTCCAAAACCTAAGTATTCCATGTTGAAGCGTAAGCAGGGTGTTGAACAATAACATCCAGATTGCCTACTGCGCGAAAAAAAGGGTGTCACACACAACAGAGATGATTGAATGCCCTGATGCTTGTATTACTGGTAGAAATCATCCTGGATTGTGCAACACCCCAAGCACGTCTCTTTTACTATTTTCTGGCTAAAGAAACTCAACTGCAAGTGCTAAGAGCTTACCGTTGTTACGAACAAGCCAATAACCTTAAGATGCTCCTGGGTTAAGCCCAAGCTCCTACTTTGAGGTCAGTCGGCTCTGAATGCACAGCAACCGCTGCCGTGGTGTGATCGCCGAAAACGGGCTTATCGGTATCGAGAACTTTCATCACCGTTCTGAAGCTGTCGGCGTCTAAGTCGTGTGTACGTTCTCTATCACCATCAAAATAGGTGAACCAAAAGTGACCTTTGTTCTCTAAAGGTCTCCATAAAGCTTGATAGCTGGTAATGCGTCTCATAGAAATAGTCTGGGTCATAGGATTGAACACCCTTAAAGTGTCTTTTCTTTAAGTGTATAGATATGTTACAAGACGAGAGATGTCCTGCTGAGTGACTCAATTTTAATTCGCCTTTTTAGGAGGCTACTGCATCCCGGCAAAAGTTTCTGACCACCTCTGTGCAAGCAGGGGAGCGGGGGAGCAGGGGAGATTTTAGCTGGTCAGTTATTTCTGCCATGCTGCACGACAAAGCTCATCCGGTTTAAGAAAGCGCGTAAGCGATCGCTTTTTGGCTGAGTGAGCACCTCTGGCGCTGTTCCTGCTTCTGCCACGCGACCTCGTTCCATAAAGATTACCCGATGCGCCACCTCACGGGCAAACTGCATTTCGTGAGTAACCACCACCATTGTCATTCCTTCTTGGGCTAATTGCTGCATGACTTGCAGCACCTCTCCCACCAGTTCCGGGTCGAGGGCACTGGTGGGTTCATCGAATAACATAATCTGAGGGTTCATACACAAGCTACGCGCAATCGCTACCCGTTGCTTCTGTCCACCCGACAACTGTTCTGGATAAACCTCTGCCTTCTCGGCTAAACCCACCTTTTGTAGATAAAATCTCGCCTGTTCATCCGCTTCCTGACGAGACTTACCCAACACCTGACGTGGAGCTAGCATCAAGTTTTCCAGCACACTTAGATGGGGAAACAGGTTAAACTGCTGAAAAACCATACCGACTTGAGTCCGGAGACGCCGCAACTGCTTCTGGCTGAGAAGGGGGTGGGATAAATCGATTTCGTTAACCACCAAACGCCCTTTATTAATTTTCTCTAAACGGTTAAAGCAACGTAGCAGCGTACTCTTGCCACAACCAGAAGAACCAATAACCGCAAGAACTTCCCCCCGCTGGATTGAACCGCTAATCCCTTGTAAAACTTTGAGAGAACCAAAGCTTTTCTCGATGTCCTCAAACACAATGGCTGGGGTGGAATCCTGCATCGCTGAGTTCCGTATTTTGATTTGGGTGGGTATTAACTAAAATTTCATCTTAGCGAGCTTGCTGCCATTTGTGATTATTCTTACAATTAACCACCTTAAAGACACTGCACAGTAATTTTTAAGATTGATTCACCAGCGAAGTTAGCACGATTCAACGTTGCAATTAACAGTTGGTGTGGGATGAAAAAAGGAACATAACATAAATGCATAGATTCATTCCGTCTCGTCATTTACGTCAGAGTCTAATTTTCAGCTTAAGTTCTTTGCTCATTTTGTGCATTGTCGTTTTCACTGCCACTGCTATCTATGCCCAAGAAACGCTCAAAGTGGCAACAGAACCCGCTTTTCCTCCTTTTGAATCCCAAGCAAAAGATGGGGGATTAGAAGGTTTTGATATTGACTTAATGAAGGCGGTGGGACAAGCAGGGGGCTTCAAGGTCGAATTTCAGAGTTTACCGTTTGATGGGATTATCCCGGCATTGCAAGCCAATACGGTAGATGCGGCGATTAGCTCGATTACCATTAATCAAGAACGTAGCCAAACCATATCCTTCTCGCGACCTTATTTTAAAGCCGGATTAGCGATCGCGGTTAAAGCCGACAACCCAAATATTACCTCTCTCGATAGCCTGAAAAACAAGAAAATAGCTGTACAAATCGGTACTACGGGAGCACAAGAGGCGCAAAAAGTTTCGGGTGCCCAAATTCGTACATTTGATTCCGCCCCCCTTGCCCTTCAGGAATTGCTCAATGGGAATGTGGAAGCCGTCCTGAATGATGCCCCAGTAACCCTCTATGCCCTCAAAAGCAATAACCTCAAAGGACTCAAAGTCGTTGAGCAACTACTAACCGAAGAATACTATGGCATTGCCACCTCAAAAAATTCTCGTCATCTGGCGGCTATCAACCAAGGTCTGAGTACGATTCTCAACGATGGCACCTACCAGCAAATCTATCAGAAATGGTTTAATGCCACACCCCCCCAACTGCCAGAAACCGTTAACTTTGGTGAATCAACGTCCTCCATTCCAGCGTCCAGCGTTGTTATCAATGCCCTCCCTAACTTGTTAAAAGGTGCCCTAGTTACTCTTCAACTAACTGCCTTTTCCGTCTTCTTGGGAATGATTGCGGGTTCTCTGTTGGGTATTATCCGCCTCTCACCCATCAAACCTCTGCGTTGGGCGACTATCGCTTATATTGACTTCTTTCGGGGTACACCCTTGCTGGTGCAGATTTTGATGATTTACTTTGGCATACCCGCCTTACTCCAAGGGTTGGGTATAGAATTCAGTATGAGTCGTTTGAGTGCGGCGGTGATGGCGCTAACACTCAATAGTGCTGCCTATTTGGCGGAGATTGTTCGGGCGGGTATCCAATCCATAGAAATCGGGCAATCTGAAGCGGCGCAATCCTTGGGACTAGGGGACGTACAAACTATGCGTTATGTCATCTTTCCCCAAGCCTTGCGACGGATGTTACCCCCTTTAGGAAACGAGTTTATCACTCTGCTGAAAGACACGAGTTTGGTTTCGGTGATTGGTTTTCAAGAACTCTTACAAGAAGGTCGGTTGGTTATCGCTAATAACTATCGTGCCTTTGAAATCTATGCCGCCGTAGCTTTAATTTACTTAGTTTTAACGTTACTTTCTTCCCGATTTTTTAGTTTTTTAGAACGTTGGATGAATCCTGCCAATCGGTCAACAAAAAGAAATACTCAACAGGCTAGAAATTAAAACCTGTTGAGAAAAAGAAGGGGCAATCACGACCGGAACTCATACGAGGAGATTGCCCCTAATATTAATGAACCGGCGCTTTAGGCTTGATCCATGACTTCTTTAGCTTTGTCTTTGAGGTCTTCTTTCAGATGCATTGCTTGAGCTTGGTCTTGCTTGGCTTGACCTTCAGCTTTGTCTTTTGGATCGCCAGTAATTTCACTAGCGGCTTCTTGAATTTTGCCTTCAATATTCTTAGCGGTAGCTTCTACACGATTTTCAATGCTCATGTTAGACTCCTGTATTAACTAATTTTAAACAATGGATGAAGTAGATAAACCGATAAGATAAAGAACCCAAAGCGTCTGAGGTCGTAGTTTTATTTCCCCTTAAGCTTGGATATGCACAGTTCTTTTAACCGATTTACCATCTACTTTCTAGTATGCAAAATCCAAATCCTAGCGACCTCTTCCAGTAGTTAGATCTATGAGTTCATCCTTTGCCTATCGCTAGTTGTAGTTTTTGTAGAAGAATATAAAAATTATTAACTAATAACTAATAACTGTGCTGATGCGTTAAGCCCATCCTTGCTTGACAGCGTTCCACATAAAGTTTGGCAACGGAGTCATCGAGATTTTGGTCTACCACCTGCTGGAAATAGTCTAAAGCACGGGCATACTCCTCTTGATGCCATGCCTGAATGCCAGAGTTGTAACAGGATAAAGAATTTAATTTTGCCTGATCCAACCCATGAGTCAGTGACCCAAAAATTTCGTAAAGTTCAAGAACCACACTTTTCCCGCGCGGCGTTACCCGGTCAACCCAGCGCTTTTGATAAGGCTTTTGTGGAAGGTAAGACGAGAATTTATGATTGTTTTGGATTTCACTCTCAGGGCTTGTGAAACTGGCCTTGGCATTTGCAATTGTTGTCTCACTCGCCAGGATTGAACAGCCGTAAAACTTGGTTAATTCCTCCAATCGCGCCGCTGTGTTCACGACATCACCAATGACCGTCGAGTCCATGCGATGATCAGAGCCAATCGTGCCAATCAATCCTAAGCCAGTGTGAATACCCATGCCTACCTTAATCGGCTTTTGCAGGTTATATTGGGCGCTATCTTTATTAAACTCATCCAGATTTTGTAGCATCCCTATCGCCGCATTCAAAGCATCTGCGGCGTGGCATTCAACGCGGTCAAACACAGCTAAAATAGCA of the Allocoleopsis franciscana PCC 7113 genome contains:
- a CDS encoding alpha/beta fold hydrolase, which translates into the protein MTTALPPSRFYTWQDYRCAYEFYSPSQPMADSGIPLVLLHPIGVGLSRYFWHRFCREWRQTGHNNPIYNPDLLGCGESEMPRAAYIPSDWALQLQYFLQTVVQKPVILLVQGAELPVALALIQRQTKPNYIQGVVLSGPPAWSLITTQTPAWQHKLAWNILDSPVGNAFYRYARRRQFLRSFSERQLFAESSKIDALWLDTLENGAVNPDSRYAVFSFLAGFWRQDYQDAIASIAQPTLVVVGNQASSISREGKAETPEERMAEYVKHLPQGQARKILGRNVLPYESTPEFVSVVAEFVNQLQR
- a CDS encoding ABC transporter permease subunit (The N-terminal region of this protein, as described by TIGR01726, is a three transmembrane segment that identifies a subfamily of ABC transporter permease subunits, which specificities that include histidine, arginine, glutamine, glutamate, L-cystine (sic), the opines (in Agrobacterium) octopine and nopaline, etc.) translates to MHRFIPSRHLRQSLIFSLSSLLILCIVVFTATAIYAQETLKVATEPAFPPFESQAKDGGLEGFDIDLMKAVGQAGGFKVEFQSLPFDGIIPALQANTVDAAISSITINQERSQTISFSRPYFKAGLAIAVKADNPNITSLDSLKNKKIAVQIGTTGAQEAQKVSGAQIRTFDSAPLALQELLNGNVEAVLNDAPVTLYALKSNNLKGLKVVEQLLTEEYYGIATSKNSRHLAAINQGLSTILNDGTYQQIYQKWFNATPPQLPETVNFGESTSSIPASSVVINALPNLLKGALVTLQLTAFSVFLGMIAGSLLGIIRLSPIKPLRWATIAYIDFFRGTPLLVQILMIYFGIPALLQGLGIEFSMSRLSAAVMALTLNSAAYLAEIVRAGIQSIEIGQSEAAQSLGLGDVQTMRYVIFPQALRRMLPPLGNEFITLLKDTSLVSVIGFQELLQEGRLVIANNYRAFEIYAAVALIYLVLTLLSSRFFSFLERWMNPANRSTKRNTQQARN
- a CDS encoding amino acid ABC transporter ATP-binding protein, which codes for MQDSTPAIVFEDIEKSFGSLKVLQGISGSIQRGEVLAVIGSSGCGKSTLLRCFNRLEKINKGRLVVNEIDLSHPLLSQKQLRRLRTQVGMVFQQFNLFPHLSVLENLMLAPRQVLGKSRQEADEQARFYLQKVGLAEKAEVYPEQLSGGQKQRVAIARSLCMNPQIMLFDEPTSALDPELVGEVLQVMQQLAQEGMTMVVVTHEMQFAREVAHRVIFMERGRVAEAGTAPEVLTQPKSDRLRAFLNRMSFVVQHGRNN
- a CDS encoding DUF2470 domain-containing protein, which encodes MSDPFSPEVSERICKHMNEDHADAIALYARIFGNAPDTKEAQMLSIDAQGMNLVAQIKSESIPLRIEFDHVLKDSEDAHHTLIDMVKQARTQVK
- a CDS encoding CsbD family protein — translated: MSIENRVEATAKNIEGKIQEAASEITGDPKDKAEGQAKQDQAQAMHLKEDLKDKAKEVMDQA
- the chrA gene encoding chromate efflux transporter, coding for MKSNQRSSSSSLRVLFWTFLKISSTAWGGFMPLIAVIQNYVKRNNLLEEQEILDAIFLASVLPGPMAFNVVIGVGYRLRGIKGALVCGLGALLPTFVLVLALSVAYFQWGQIPMVDRLFMGFTPAMVAIVISAAWSMSRQTIKGVPEIVISLVACIVLLGIGGFYSTIGIVLSSGLTGWLLFHNSETTPPEPSKPKLVMPSQAEPQGSSKLLSVSSLPAIWLLTVQPALVLNLFATFAVMSLTLFGSGYVFIPIIQDLVVNGQAWVTNKEFIDGLAISQITPGPILITSAFIGYKVAGLLGAISATVGMFLPPAFLMLMGIRFLDYLKNSIVFQAVMRGIRPAIVGMIIAAALVVGSTMPQHWGSVVILSAALLALLHFRVEVALIIPVAGVAGLILY
- a CDS encoding sugar O-acetyltransferase, which encodes MDKTEKQKMLAGELYRSTDPELVAERHNARRLTRLYNATTEQESEKRVQMLRELFGTVGSTLEIEPPFYCDYGYNIYAGEGFYMNFGCIILDCCSVHIGDNVLCAPAVQIYTATHPTDPEIRLSGLELAAPVRIGNNVWIGGGAIICPGVTVGDHTTIAAGSVVVKDIPERVVAGGNPCRIIRHL